The genomic region GGCTTCCTGCATGCACCAACGTGGATGCCATCATATCACCAAAAACCAAAAATTACTTTAAAAACATTCAATTTGATGTTAACTTAATAGTAGCTTAAATTTTGCATTAGAAAAAGTAAGTGGTTACCATTCCTAGATATCCATGTCAACCTTGATCTAAATCAATTCATTTCACTTTAGATACATATATGAAAACATTAAAGGAACATTTATACAAGCATAAATATGAGTTTGCATGATTGTATAAGTTTCATAAGCAATAACAATGGAGAAAAAAACCAAGAATTTTAAAGGCCATAGGAGTCTACAAGAATAAAGGTCAATAATACATAGCTCATTTTTGTAAAGAGATTATTTCTCTAGATCTAAGGTCAAAACTACATGTGTGAGATCAATTCTATGAATGTAAAATTGAAGTATAACATAAAGATGCCATCAAAGATATAACATGTTAAAATAATATCATTTGAAACCTAATCATAATACACCATTTTCAATTACTAAATATAGTTTACTAGTCATGCAAGAAACTAAGTACTTATTCTCTATTTGTTATTATAAAATCAAGTGttatatttaaaatttgattattATCATTAGTTATTTTTCTAACCATTTCTAAATATCTTCAGTAGAAAGTGTTTTATTTCttagttattatattttttttaaattaataataaaaattaaatttaaaatatatgatTTAAATATATACTTTAATAATATAAATcaattatgtgtgtgtgtatgtatgcatataaatTTTATGCATGATTGATTGATCGGGATGTAAATAACTACGTTAATTGGCGAAAAATAGTTACAAGATCCATGTATAAGTTAGATGAAAAACATATTTTGTTTTGGCTTTCCCTTTCAATTGAGATGCTATGGTTTATATGGAAGGCAAGAAATGATGAGAAATTGAATGGGGTAAAGAGGTCACCTACTAAGTCAATTAAAAGGCTCACAACTTTCATTGTTGCTATGCTAGTACCGGTTTTCATTAAAATCTCAAATACCAAGTTTCAAAAGATGTTTGGTGATGGCATCGTAAGAGTGAATAAAGAAGAATTCAAGTATGGGTACATGTGGACATACAACTAGGTTGAGAACCCCGCCTTCCACAAAGAGCTAATGGAGTTTCAGAAAAAACTACAATGAGAAAATACTGACAAACGAAGATGCTAACAAGGGAATGCATGGAGTGAGATTTCATGTCAATGAGGGAAATGAATCTGGCATTGAAACAATAAGATCAAATGAAGAGGCTTTAGTGGTGTCACCCCCATTGCGTGGTTGGGTTGAGAATCATACAGTGAGAGCAAAAGTTTCTAAGAAGACAGTATGCACAAAGACAATTTCTTATATGATTCAAATGATGACTCTTGTTGTATAACTACAAAACTTCTAACTTTTATGCTTAATGTTAAAGAATGTGTAATACTGTATTTTTTTGTATAGGCTGCATTTTGTACATGCACAACAACTACAAAGTAGTAAGCATATTAGATTAAGTACAATGACATTTTTTGTATGGTTTCTTGATTTGATGAACTTGTTACTCTATATTCTTGTTTGAACtatatttaatacaaaaaaaacaaagattttttaataaaatatacttGTCATGACTTCTAGATATTTCTACTTAAAGAATAGAAATGCACTTTCATATTCTCATACCTATAATAAATGTATAtagattattataatattaaaatttatttatcatATATTCAAGATTATGAgatcaaatataaatatatattcttgataaaaataaaagaatagaattTAGAAAGGTCCCCAAACAAAACTATAAAAACAACACAAACCAAAAAAAACATTACCTAATTAACATCGACATGCTTATGTAAGCATGAGACAATCAAGCATTCTTTGATCAGAAAATTTATTTGATCTAGAGGGGCATCATCTTCAAGTATAATTAGATATTTttaggaaggaattcaagtattAAATAATGATTTGCTTTAGATATCTTAATGTTTATGCGTAGAATAAATCTATAATATTTATCATTCTTCACGAGAAATGAACGTTTAGCTGGGTTCACACGACAAACATACTTTTCTTTCAATtcattatccaaatcaaatcacaTCCCATCATTAAAATGATCCCAAATGGGACATATGGTTTTTTTAAAACATATGTAAATCAAATGGCTCAATTAAATTCGATACGAAAATATCATTTTTGAATACAGATAAGGAAGGTTAGGTTTCCAGCGATACAATGATTCCAATACCTACAATTTAGAAACCAAAATAATGGAGGTGGCTTTTTCAGAGCCATTCAACCATTCTTTTCAATACTTAATCAAGTCACGGAAGTAGCAAGAATTCAATAGGAAAGTGCAGGCCGTGTttttgagagagatagagaggatatTATAATGAAGTGGGGGTTGTGGATCATCATTAGCACTTCTGTTGACTTGACTGAGCAAATCATATCAATGTCTACTGTGGAGGCCAAGAGACTGTGGAATGCCTTTGTGAAGGATGCCCATAATCTCCTCCCAAAGTTGGCACCACAGATATTCTCAAGGATCACTCTCTTGCAGGGTGATGGAGGCGTGGGTACCATTAGGCAAATCAATTTCACCATGGGTATGTATTCTATTGATTTTGGCTTAAACAATACATTCTAAgttttgatttatttagatgactCATGAAATAAATCTTTACTGCTGATATGTATCATCTCACATTCTTAGTTTGATATCACATCTTTAATTTGAACtgtgaaaataaattaataatcattattttattttgaaagtaGTTCTTGGCTCTAGATCAAAGAGTTTTAATCGAAACTAGTTCTTGATTCTCAATTGAAGATATCTCAATCTAAGACTGAACCTTGATATTAGAAATTCCAATCTAAGACTTCATATCAGATAACAAAATGGTCTTAGGAGTGTtataaaaaactttttaaaatatgTGATGATTAAGTCTGCTGCTGTGATGATACAGGGAAAGAGAATTTCAGTTATTTTCTTTAATCTGAGTTTGAGTTGTGATAATAATTTTTGTAAACTTATCATAATCTTTAGTTTGAGTTGTGACAatagtttttatatttttttatttgataaaCAATTTTCATTCTGATCAAGAAATTTCAATCTATGACTCAGATTCGATATTAGAGATTCCAATCTAAGACTTGATATCAGATGACAAAATGATCTTTTATGAATTTGATATAAAACtatttttatcaattttctttTGGAAAGTATGTGGTGGATAAGTTTGCTGGTGTGGTGATGCAGGAAACAAGAATTTCAGGTATGTGGTGGAACGGGTGGAGGAAATGGATGAGGAGAAGTTTGTATATTGCTACAGCCATGTGGAGGGAGGAGTGCTGGGAAAGAAATTGGCTTCTGCCAAGTATGAGTTCAAATTCAGGCCAGAGGGAgatggaggggatggaggagatggaggatgcATTTGCAGCTGTGTTTTCCACTATGAGAGCCTCCCTGGTGTTCAGCAGGACCAAGGCAAAGTGCAGCAGATTAAAAACATGAGCACTGCTCTCTTCAACAAGATTGAAGCATACCTCCTTGCCAACCCTGCATTGTACTGTTAAATGAGGCCAACTGCATAATATTATCAGTAGCTAGATACCTTCATATAAGGCGCAGCCAGTTTTAATCTAGTATTCTTTCATGAGCATCATTAGTTGTTGCTCTTTAAAGTTTCAGTCAATCATATCTGTCCTGAATAAAAATTTAGAAAAGTACCAACTTGCTTTTATACCTGTTTAATCTTTTCTAGGTTACTTTTAAACATCAAACAGTTTTAGATGTTTTCCAAAAAGGAATAACAATGATTATAAATACCAGTTTTAAATATTTTCATAAAGAGAGttgtaataattattaattatttttttgtttgtagatgaagaatgaatttttattttattgttgaatTGTATGTCTTTCATGGTGATTCAAAATTTCTTCTATTAATATTAAAGCATTGTCCAAGATTTATGACTGGTCTAATTTTTAGAAGTATAATTAATCTTTTAATAAAAATTATGCTAATAGATATAATCTCAAAATGATAGGTTACACATCTCTGAGCTTATTCACTTGTAGATGAAAGaacttaaaataaaaacaaatcaaacatggttattaataataaataagcAAGTTCTTGTACCTAGGGACTCATTCATCCCACAATGCTTGCATTACATGTAAATTATCCTTTGTAATAGttataaaattctttttagaaagTATTTGACCAATATTcaatttatataaataattttttatggaACATGTAATTATTCAATACTGTATGCTGGAAATGTGGTCTTCCACCTGcaagagggaaaacacttcaaacacaccaatgaagcattgcattagatgttagaaatcaaaacacatgaatagattaaaaactttaaaatcgcctcattgtcctctatctctaaaaatctctaagattcaaggtggttctcacttggaagagcacttgatcctcaagatgacaacctagagaatgagttatATGAAAAATGTCACTAGAATCGAAATTgatgcaactaggattctagtgagtgctaagagatgaagatgaagatgaaggatgcaagctaggtgattaggaggcaaagtatattccaaattgaaagctaaacTTATGCTATGTGAGTTAATTAAATTGAGACGAGAATGCAAAACTTATAAAAGAATAGAAATTAAGCTAGGATggaagattaaaatgcaactaaatgaagctaaacaatgtgctatggatgcttgaggatgatgttgatgttgggtgatgacaaagagagctccttaaccttAATGTGacaataattttgatgcacaaaagacttgatgaattgaagaaggaatgggctctatttatagggaaaatagagaaatggatggttgaaattgagtaatttcaacaagggctaggattgaaagttatcaatccatgggagagactcaatccaatcccatgttgacaaatgtcaccttaagagggcttgaggggatgctaaacaagcattagatgctaagcaaTCAATTAgagataacctcaaggagtgacatcactggataatgtcattaacaggaggcatgctattacccaagaggtaaactcttgtgaaacatgggaaaatggttaaagggacaaccatcatggctaaggggtgtgggtttgtaagaggcattaaatgccttagaagacttttggggctaatttgtaaggctcttacaaatttggggaactcaacaagttagcttgttgaataaggtagagtcttcaacacattgaagactttccccaaatttggagaagtgactcccccaattttagggatgagacatgattaggataggattagaaagcttctagaagaatgattaggggaatgtaggattttgcaagtgggtgagggaaaataggtaattttggtaaattaaaataatttaatttagccgaaaaggggatgcaacttgcatttgtaggattttgcaagtggggggatttttaaataaattttgatttacttaaatgcaaaagagattttaattaaatgtgaatttaatcaaaaaggggaaaaagggattttaattaaataaataagatttattcaattaaatggctaagggtacttaatcaaaccttagtttaattaataggttaggctagaggaaatggatttaatcaaatctttaatatgattaataggctaattagaagaatagggatcttaatttaattaatgaaaagaattagggataattaaatgaataaaattcactgaattcattgtgcaacttttaggtgtctacaaatacaatTGATCAATAAGACTTGAAATTTAAGATTATGTTTTTGTTTTAAATATACAAACATTTATATGTTATATCGTTCTTATAGGCATGACAATAGAAcatggagtgtgatttgaaacattgataaaGACTTACATAATTTTTATCAtaattattctaatttatatttGTATTCATCTTTTTTCTTACATaaattttaaatgttaaaaaacataaaatcaaaaaataattatataacataacataatattttttaattttaatcaaataaacTAGAATTCAATATTAATATTGATTAAAAGACAAAAGTTTAAATAAGattttattttaaaacttcaacTTATTAGATAGTATTGATAACATTAGAAatgttcattttttgttttttaatttttcattcacTATCTTAATTGTCGTTTCCAATTTAGACATAATTAACTAGTCTAATATTTTGTTTTTATACGTGCATAATTTGCACATAATTAGCCAATCTAATATGAAATGTTCTAGAAAGTGCATCATTTGAAATACTTTATAACAATAAATGAATAATATATCCTTTGATTGAGAGGCATTTCCAACAGTTCCTTCTTATATCGTATtgcttaatattttcaaatttatggTAGAAGACTTTCCAATAATTTTTGGAATGATAAATAGGAATTCAGAATTATTGATTTTGCTCATAAATAATTGTCTTTAGTTGTCAACCATATTTCAACATGTAAGAAATATTTTGAATAGGTCTTGAAATTTTCTTTAGTatggtaaaaaaataaaaagatatgtcttttatattattttttcactttttaatTTATAACAAACAATAATCATCTAAAATTATGAGGGTTTGATTTTGTTAATTATGGAGAATGAGAAATCTTTATCAACCCTACTAAGCATAAAAAGAATACAAAAAAGTGTAAGAAATATTCTTCGTAAAAGTGCACTAATTAGATATGAGTACTGAAGGTAAAACAACAGAGGAGGAAGAGTGGATTATAGAGGAAGGAGATAAAAATTCTATGGAAATTTACTCAAACCCCCATCTAAGGACAAAACTAAAACTAAGAAGACCTCTAAGAAGCGAGATAAACACCAAATCTCTTGGATGGAGGGCTTCTTTACTAAGGATTGTGCTATGGAGACAAATGTGCAATCTATTGTGGataaaaggaaaaatatttaaCCTAATAAGGTGGAAGGAAATGATAAATTGGTGGGGAAGATGAAATTTTTGAGAAAGGGAAAAAGCATATCCCTTTTGGTGAGGGGGAGGAGTGAAGAAATTTTATAGGCAAAGAGAAAATGGGGGAAACTAGAAAAGCTCAACATATTAATTTCTCTCAAGAAGACCAAGATCCTTCTCAACATGAGCTTTCTAAGGATTTCAATTTTCTTAATACCAATCAAGATGAAATTTGCAGTGTTCTTGATCTAGCTAAGGAGGATGTTGTGGGCCAATTCAAATTATCCGAGTGGttttttctcaaaattaattagattaatgtGAATCTGCAGTCCTTTTAGAACAAGATGGAGGTGAAGGATAACAGTGACAATTTTTCCACAAACAAGGTAGAGAACAAAAAGATGTTAGTTATCCTAGAGAGTGTGGATAAGAATGTTAGCCTAATGAAGAATGAGTATGAGAGCTACATTAATATGTTAGAGGATAAAATTTAGAAATTTCTTCAAAATCTAGAGAAGGTTGTGAAAGTGAGCGAGACCACAACTGAGCATAGTGCAGAAGGGCTCTGTATTCTTAATGAAAAGGTCAACAGTATGACAGTCGATGATACGATGAGGATGCCTAAGGGTGTTGACATGTTGGTGAGTTTTTGGTTAAAGGTAAATGGGGTGCTTCTTTAGCTAAGCAGGGGCAGAGTGCTCACACTCGTAGCATTCCAAGAAACCCTTTGAAACTCAAAAAGAAAGAGTTGCATGAGGTGGTCAAACTTCATAATCACTTAGTTCAACTTGAAATTGAAGCAACTAAGACTATTAAGGAGTTACAAAAGTGTGTTCTATTCTTTTTTCATGTCTTCTTTTGTGTTGGTTTGCTAATGGTTGGATGTCGGTTGGCTATGCTTATCTTTCAAGCAACAattctttgtaaagggtttctagtcccttcaaaacctattttacctttAGTAAAAAacaagtatttaattaatttagaagaataattggTGATAAATAATGATGCCGGTAGCGATGGTCATTTttcaatgtctacattttgcccctttttgagacaatgagtTTTCAAAGTTGTTTCAAAGAAATTAAAACACGACACCTGGAAGAAGATGGTTAGATTAGGGAAGACGCCCTAATCATTTGAGGGAGTGACTACAAGGAAAGATGATGGAAGTGTCAATACCCCATCGAGAGGACATGCAAGTTTGAGAAAACATGAGTGTGCTCTCAAAATGAATGAGACAATCCAAGATAAAAATGGGAAGAGGATGAAAGATGATGGGAAGGGAGGAAAATATAGATGAAGTGATAATATAGTAAAGCAAGAATTCAAAAAATGATTCAAAGGCAAGCATGATGTTTCCCCAAAGAAGCAAAAATCCAAGTCTGATTTATGATCAATTTAGAGTGTTGATGTGGGAATGATATATCCAAAAAAATACACAGCTTGGGAAAGATACATCCCAATGATGGTGGTGAATTTGTATCAAGGCTTGTAGCAAGATTAGGAAGAAGACTAGGGATTTGATTTGAATGATTTTGTACTAGATTGAAAACGTGGaatatgatgaaagagaagaaTGAAATATCTATGAGTGGGCATGATGATTTGATAGATTTGTTGGTATGGTAGAAGAAATTTAAGTTGATTATATTTATTTGATCTCTATCAAGCAGAGAGATGGTTAATATATGAAATGAATTAGATTGACATAATTGGTTGATAGAAATTGAGTAATAGGATGGATTGATATGAAATTGTTGTAAAATTAAACTTTCATTTGTGTAATTTATCAACATAGATTAATTATTATGGAAATGGATATATGTACACCAAGGTACTTTGGTATCCTTTGCATGGACAATGACACTGCAAACAAGAAGGTGTGTTCTAGTTTATTTGGAACATAATTGCACCTTTTCAGGATATGTGAAGCAGTAACCATAAAGCATGATagtcctaatgcaaaaatacattAGATGacctttatttgcatataaaatgaTTGTTTATGCTAGAAGTTATCCTAACACACACAAGGAACACATTTTCCCTGGTAATGTCACAAGAACATTCCACACACACAACATATGAAAATAATGACCATGCCCCTTGTTCCTCTAATAATTTGTAGATATCCTAGAGTAGAATAGGAACATGAtataagataaatcaagaaaaagaaaatactcgtgcttataaaaaaattaacatttatttagatCTTCTCGCTAAAAGATAGGTGTTTCAGATAGGATGATGTTGGATAAGATTCTTATTGTAGGAAAGATTTATGTATTAATGCATGGGATTTTGATAAGGGTGGTTAAAAATGATTAGGCAATTGGTTGGTTAGATAATATTCTAGCTTGGTAGTTGTATATCAAATGTGATTTGTGAAGTTTGGTATTTCATGTAATGTCATGTTTGTGTCTGTTTGAAGTGTCAATGTCTTAGCTAGAGACAATTTATTGTGGATGATGAGATGGTAATGGTGTAAGTTTATAATGGTAGGTGGATAGTTAAAAGTGATAGGTGGTATGTGATGATGTTTGATTCCATGGTGAGATGaatatttaatttttcaatttttttttaatttttacattttttttaatatttgatttcATGAAATATGTCCATGTCACTGATTGAGGTATAAGACACATATCAAGATTCATTCTCAAGAAAGATTTATTCACTTtaccctagtgtctagcaaggcatgaAACATTATGAATGGATAAATGGGCTATGTGAATAGATACGTGAAagatggagatgacttattatggAATTGGAGCTGATTTGATTTCCAAGGATGATCTTGCAATGAGATTGTAATGGTGATAAAATGGTGattgatagatcaagaaggaaactaccctttccctcaaagagagatgagaatttcgctattgattaccattTGAGCATTTTTCACCATGTTGCATTAGAaaaaggagaggataattcactagattcaatctctccaaacaaagatggtagattgaattttgaatgaaatggatgggaatgttaagttgatcccctcttccttgttggaaatggaaaggaaattgattgaattatgtagtgcaaaattgacaaagaattgattataacttgagatcagaatatgggatgaagttgtgcacctggatctggcaataaaatgtcgagacaaagtcgccctgcgaatttgaggaaaagttgtctggacTGTGGTGAGAACGTagatggtcctccgaaaaatctgtgaaacgaaaagggttttttcacctctgcaaatgaagcccgaatccaaaagtacagctgcgcacctacaacctacacatagaaaagagaggaaaatgagttgggattaggggtttgtctttaggtcaaaccccagttttggaattaaccaagtaatgaaagaaagtacttgcaagtagatgtaaatgaaagactgaattgtaaatcacctcaagggaggttgtgatagcaatgttgatagaagtgcttgtgtagaattgaatgttgaaatcaatctcctcttcaattgttgaatccttgagttgaatgcaacacctagccttgaagggagacttgagaattctcgatgctggaaaagaatgcttgatcgcttgtgaacacttgaatctctccaacttcaacttatccaacttattgaatttccacttatgcaaatgagaggacgaatgccccttaaatacatgttaggggatttgaattttgtcacaggccgacatcgggggagtttcccgcccaatgcacaaccaacaatgcaaccctaggaagggtcctaccccaaaatagagcagggacaggggtgccacgcccctgtcctacccctttctctagggcagagtatgaacggggtgatgtagaggccaaggaagaagttgtttttgcaagctgagcaatctccagtctccgatcaagctagaggattcgaactcgcgtgcgtgaggaccctaatgcagttgaaaattgctagggtcgcaatttaaCGACACTATAGAGATAACATGTTTTACCCAAGCTAACAAATTAGATATATGGCTATTTAGGTAATAGAAAGGTACATTAAATGACACGTGGTCCAAAGAAATGGACATGTCAGTATGTTTCCAAAAAGAATATTTCAAAATATATTCTCCTAGTTTttcatcaagatcaagggatggatttggataggatggagataggatatgggtAGGATTAGAAAGATCAATGGATAAGATAAGGGATATAGAATGAAGGTGTGCATAAGGTGTAGATAGGATACAATATGTTTGtggagatccttagccttgtcaagagcaaaagtggaaaagggaatatggatgtAGGTAGGGTGATGGATAggggatgagggataatggaggaagtTGTATGCAGGATAGCATGGATGAAAATTCCCCCCAAGAGTAGAGTGCAAGAGGAatatggattacacatgatgcctatttgccaggttctCATCATGGTGCTTGCCCAAGGCACAAAAATTTGTCTTCACTAGTGGATGAAttgtttctctttacttctttttttttcattttctctctcttttttaacTAATTAATATAGAAAATGACACTTTGATGTaggagcaccagtctagttcttaccgattgggcagtttttagtggaattgcttggagatcgtggcatttcttcatgtttgagagtttagcgttgtggttttgggtttactCCCTTGTGTTCATGATATTTAtcgtgttcgagtttcatggcatttggatttaatctcagtgagttatcgattccggtattggcccggttgatatgttcttaccggttattctagtagtgtgttgagcgaagtggaatcagattgcggttgatctctgtgacttgcagatcattggagATGGTTTTTTAAGGTCTTGGTCGGTATTTTCGAAGGTCCGCACATTTTTTCATGCTTTGgagttgttcttaatgatttgagccgacatgttactagtgcacatttcatgaactggttggtctttgggccgacttgattaagttgtaattatttgcggatggtataaagtgTGGTTTGTGAATCATTTTAGAAGACAAAAGTTAGAGGATAGAGGAAAAATTTTAGAGATTGGGTAGAGATGTAGATCCGACGAGATCCTGATCCGGTGGACTAAGGCCGAAAggctgaggtctggattagggtagaaccgacatATTGTTCCTGGAAGCCgatatgatatgtggatgatctatggatcttgtaa from Cryptomeria japonica chromosome 3, Sugi_1.0, whole genome shotgun sequence harbors:
- the LOC131029591 gene encoding major strawberry allergen Fra a 1-2-like yields the protein MKWGLWIIISTSVDLTEQIISMSTVEAKRLWNAFVKDAHNLLPKLAPQIFSRITLLQGDGGVGTIRQINFTMGNKNFRYVVERVEEMDEEKFVYCYSHVEGGVLGKKLASAKYEFKFRPEGDGGDGGDGGCICSCVFHYESLPGVQQDQGKVQQIKNMSTALFNKIEAYLLANPALYC